TCTGTCTCCAGCTGCTGACCCCTGCAGGCTGCATTGCCCAGGCTCCCTTGTCGCTGGTTTCCCACTGGATTTGGTCAGTGGGAGGTGCTGGTGTTAGATTGGAAGGCTGGACAAAGGGAGAAACCAgatttctcctcttctctctgctttgggCTGCATTTCCGGCAGTGGCCACAGCTCCACTGGGGCTATAGTGACTCCTGGACAGGAAATGGCTGTGGCTCCAGCTTCCCCTGGGTGGCCCTGATTCCCAAACCCACTGCTTCCTCCTCCTTCGTGGTTTCCTGCCATTGACAATCGCTGGGTGGCTTTCCCTTCCCCTGATTGGCCTCTCAATTCTTCCATCACCCACGTAACTGGTTGCTGTGTTTGAATACCTAGAATGATGTCTGTATTCCTAGTTGGTCCCTGCCTGACACATGTGcctgagacccagctccacacatgGTCCCTTACCCTTGGGGCCCTGAGCACTGTTACAAAGCTAAACGCGGCTTTCCTTGAGAGGTTCTGTGTAAAGGCTGCAGAGCACCTAAGACAAACTCTCCGCGTCCACAGCTTACGGCTGCTGTGGCCACACCAGCCATCCCGAAGTCAGCCTGACTCTGCTGACTACCTACTCCTTCCTTTTTCAGGGTTGCCAGAGACAATAAAAGCAGGAAGCCCAGACAGTCTACCAAAGTCTCAATCTCTCAGGGCGTACAAAGGCGAAGAAGACCGCTCATAAAATGGCTTTGGACGTCCTTGCCGTGGCCCCTCTCTACCAAGACCCTGACGTCAACAGAGTAAGGCTGATAGCACAGACAACCAAAAACTCCACCACCCGGCCAAAACCCTTGCCTCCTACCGAGACCAAACTCACCACCATCGAGACCAAGAGGATCATGTCCGTCCTGGACGAGACCATTCACAAGGTGGAGTTGGTGACCCTGCTGTCATACGTGGCATCCAGTTCCAAGAATTCGGAGGGGATGCTGGGGGAGGACATCATGAAAGCAGTGAGAGAGCACCAGGACCTTTGCCAGATTCTCCTGGATCGCGTCAGTTACCTGCAGGAGGAAGAAAGGCAGTTGCAGGAGGAAGAAGAGTTCGAGGATGAACCGTGGTTCCAAGACCGTGTCCTCTCCATAGAGGTGCAGaaatcccacctcccaccccttaTGCAGCAGATCAAAGGATCCACCAAGAACATCGTGAGACTCCTGCTCGGTAACCCCCAGGCTGCCAGTCTGTTGCAGGTGCAGACCCTGGGCAGAAGTGCGGAAGCCCAGAGTTTTATTGATAGCCTGGTAGAACTCCGAGGTTTCCTGTTTGAGAAGCTCCTCACTAGTCCCATGGAAGCCAGAGACAAGACTCAGTTCATCCAGGACATCACCAGACGAAATCAGAGGAACCAAGAAATCATCGATACCCTGGAAAATGAATTGGCAGCCTGCGTGAGGAACAGGGATGCAGAGGTATCACTGCACAGCATTGGTCAGGTTATAGAAGGAGCCCCAGGGAGGAGCCCAAATCTtttggcagttgggttttttcctCCGTGATTTAAATagctgttttcattcatttactccatAAGTATTGTTTTGAGCACTTACCAGGTGCCAGGTCTTATAAATGATGAGTCCACATGGTCCCAGCCTCATGGAGTTCAT
This genomic interval from Phocoena phocoena chromosome 13, mPhoPho1.1, whole genome shotgun sequence contains the following:
- the IQCD gene encoding dynein regulatory complex protein 10 isoform X1, giving the protein MALDVLAVAPLYQDPDVNRVRLIAQTTKNSTTRPKPLPPTETKLTTIETKRIMSVLDETIHKVELVTLLSYVASSSKNSEGMLGEDIMKAVREHQDLCQILLDRVSYLQEEERQLQEEEEFEDEPWFQDRVLSIEVQKSHLPPLMQQIKGSTKNIVRLLLGNPQAASLLQVQTLGRSAEAQSFIDSLVELRGFLFEKLLTSPMEARDKTQFIQDITRRNQRNQEIIDTLENELAACVRNRDAEVEKENFVIQELKNHLHQLPKLSENSLLRTKQEAKKQQKADFRASQARVAKTQQEILLLQAQFNSLVVENWEAEQALRKKKYKVETEIENWIQKYDLEMSEKQDEYEELDVIHKEEKLQLEELKRRHDVLVEEFSQIQAEQEIKAKKRLEAEQEMVHMVRAAMLIQALWRGYLVRSMLRSKKRKRSKSRVKEKGKGKGKGKGKGKK
- the IQCD gene encoding dynein regulatory complex protein 10 isoform X2, translated to MALDVLAVAPLYQDPDVNRVRLIAQTTKNSTTRPKPLPPTETKLTTIETKRIMSVLDETIHKVELVTLLSYVASSSKNSEGMLGEDIMKAVREHQDLCQILLDRVSYLQEEERQLQEEEEFEDEPWFQDRVLSIEVQKSHLPPLMQQIKGSTKNIVRLLLGNPQAASLLQVQTLGRSAEAQSFIDSLVELRGFLFEKLLTSPMEARDKTQFIQDITRRNQRNQEIIDTLENELAACVRNRDAEDEYEELDVIHKEEKLQLEELKRRHDVLVEEFSQIQAEQEIKAKKRLEAEQEMVHMVRAAMLIQALWRGYLVRSMLRSKKRKRSKSRVKEKGKGKGKGKGKGKK